The Mammaliicoccus sciuri genome window below encodes:
- a CDS encoding cysteine desulfurase family protein: protein MKVYADYAATTPVKPVVTEKITEILSEHFGNPSSIHSIGRDGRKYLDQSRREIATLLGAKPQEVIFTSGATESNNTAIKGIARKRKHIGQHIITSRIEHHSVLHVFEELEREGFDVSYIDVNSEGIVDIDALRQAIRPDTTLVSIMLVNNEVGTVQPMYDIAEVIENTDIVFHVDAVQAIGHMPIEFDEMPVDMLSITAHKFGGPKGIGALLVKQGVQFETFIQGGEQEVKRRAGTENVPYICGMATALKDAYEHMNESNIHLMNLKEKLIVGLQQRVIPFELNGSMTDTTGHITNLYFPFIEVETMLTLLDMANIYVSSGSACTAGSTLPSHVLEAMFGEDNRVKQSVRFSFSSITTEEEINYIVSTIMKIYQQFKEEENE from the coding sequence ATGAAAGTATATGCAGATTATGCAGCAACTACTCCAGTTAAGCCCGTTGTAACTGAAAAAATAACAGAAATATTATCTGAACACTTTGGTAACCCGTCATCTATTCATTCGATAGGGAGAGACGGCAGAAAGTATTTAGATCAATCAAGACGAGAGATTGCTACATTATTAGGTGCAAAGCCTCAAGAAGTTATTTTTACAAGTGGGGCAACAGAGTCTAATAATACAGCAATAAAAGGTATAGCACGAAAACGAAAACATATAGGTCAACATATTATAACGAGTAGAATAGAGCATCATTCTGTACTGCATGTCTTTGAAGAACTTGAACGTGAAGGTTTCGATGTTTCGTATATAGATGTAAATTCAGAAGGTATTGTCGATATTGATGCTTTGAGACAAGCAATCCGACCTGATACGACATTAGTATCAATTATGTTAGTGAATAATGAAGTCGGTACAGTTCAACCTATGTATGATATTGCAGAAGTCATAGAGAATACGGATATCGTATTTCATGTTGATGCTGTTCAAGCTATCGGTCATATGCCAATTGAATTCGATGAAATGCCAGTTGATATGTTAAGCATAACTGCGCATAAATTTGGCGGTCCAAAAGGAATAGGTGCATTGTTGGTTAAACAAGGTGTTCAGTTCGAAACGTTTATACAAGGTGGCGAACAAGAAGTAAAGCGAAGAGCGGGTACAGAGAATGTTCCATATATATGTGGTATGGCAACAGCGCTGAAAGACGCTTATGAACATATGAATGAAAGTAATATCCATTTAATGAACTTAAAAGAAAAGCTCATTGTAGGTTTACAACAACGTGTAATTCCGTTTGAACTCAATGGTAGTATGACAGATACAACTGGTCATATCACAAATTTATATTTCCCATTTATTGAAGTTGAAACGATGTTAACGTTACTAGATATGGCAAATATATATGTTTCAAGTGGATCTGCATGCACAGCCGGTTCAACATTACCATCTCACGTTCTAGAAGCGATGTTCGGTGAAGATAATAGAGTAAAACAATCAGTAAGATTTAGTTTCAGTTCAATAACGACTGAAGAAGAAATTAATTATATCGTAAGTACGATAATGAAAATATATCAACAATTTAAGGAGGAAGAAAATGAATAA
- the mnmA gene encoding tRNA 2-thiouridine(34) synthase MnmA translates to MNNQSTRVVVGMSGGVDSSVTAHILKEQGYDVVGIFMKNWDDTDENGVCTATEDYNDVIEVCNQLDIPYYAVNFEQEYWDKVFTYFLDEYKKGRTPNPDVMCNKEIKFKAFLNHALKLGADYVATGHYARVNRDGDKVEMLRGVDNNKDQTYFLNQLTKDQLSKVMFPIGELEKSEVRRIAEEQNLATAKKKDSTGICFIGEKNFKTFLSQYLPAQNGKMQTLDGVDMGQHSGLMYYTIGQRHGLGIGGDGDPWFVVGKNLKENILYVEQGFHHEALYSDYLIASDISFVNELDFSQPVKCSAKFRYRQKDTQVTVEKISDNQIKVIFDEPVRAITPGQAVVLYDGDVCLGGATIDEVYKTEKQLDYMV, encoded by the coding sequence ATGAATAATCAATCAACCCGCGTTGTCGTTGGGATGAGCGGGGGCGTAGATAGCTCGGTAACTGCACATATACTAAAAGAACAAGGTTATGATGTAGTTGGTATTTTTATGAAAAATTGGGATGATACAGACGAAAATGGTGTATGTACAGCTACTGAAGACTATAATGATGTCATCGAAGTGTGTAACCAATTAGATATACCTTATTATGCAGTTAACTTTGAACAAGAATATTGGGACAAAGTATTTACGTATTTCTTAGACGAATATAAAAAAGGTAGAACGCCTAACCCAGATGTAATGTGTAATAAAGAAATTAAATTTAAAGCATTTTTAAATCATGCGCTTAAACTTGGTGCGGACTATGTTGCTACAGGTCATTACGCACGTGTTAATCGTGATGGTGATAAAGTAGAAATGTTACGTGGAGTAGATAATAACAAAGATCAAACTTATTTCTTAAATCAACTTACAAAAGATCAATTATCTAAAGTGATGTTCCCAATTGGTGAATTAGAAAAAAGTGAAGTAAGAAGAATTGCTGAAGAACAAAACTTAGCAACTGCTAAAAAGAAAGACTCTACTGGTATCTGTTTTATCGGTGAGAAAAACTTTAAAACATTCTTATCTCAATATTTACCTGCACAAAACGGTAAAATGCAAACATTAGACGGTGTTGACATGGGTCAACATAGTGGCTTAATGTATTACACTATTGGCCAAAGACATGGTCTTGGTATAGGTGGAGACGGAGATCCTTGGTTTGTAGTCGGTAAAAATCTTAAAGAAAACATTCTATATGTTGAACAAGGTTTCCATCATGAAGCATTATATAGTGACTATTTAATCGCTTCTGATATATCATTTGTGAATGAGCTTGATTTTTCACAACCGGTGAAATGTTCAGCAAAATTCAGATATAGACAAAAAGATACACAAGTAACTGTAGAAAAAATTTCTGACAATCAAATTAAAGTGATATTTGACGAACCAGTGCGTGCAATTACACCTGGTCAAGCTGTCGTATTATATGACGGTGATGTTTGTTTAGGTGGCGCAACAATCGATGAAGTTTATAAAACAGAAAAGCAATTAGATTATATGGTATAA
- a CDS encoding tetratricopeptide repeat protein, giving the protein MHSEEQIVKLIQNKKFDEALSHLFENIEEDSKEVTNYINAGTILAEANDIERAEKFFQKAITVNESHGGAYYSLANLYYNQQRFEEAIKLYQHAIKRGLNDADTNFMLGMSFNELGAHTEAMPYVMRAHELNEDDVEIGFQYGLTLCQLEMFDEAIVQLEKVLEKDSEHVDALYNLGLAKYMKNENAEEALVYFRKAVDIQPNHLLSGHAINMFEQLLEEED; this is encoded by the coding sequence ATGCATAGTGAAGAACAAATTGTAAAATTAATTCAAAATAAAAAATTCGACGAAGCATTGTCGCATTTATTTGAAAACATAGAAGAAGATTCAAAAGAAGTAACCAATTATATCAATGCAGGGACAATATTAGCAGAAGCAAATGATATTGAAAGAGCTGAAAAATTCTTTCAAAAAGCCATTACTGTAAACGAAAGTCACGGTGGTGCTTATTATAGTCTTGCAAATTTATACTACAACCAACAGCGCTTTGAAGAAGCAATCAAATTATATCAACATGCGATTAAAAGAGGGCTTAATGATGCAGATACTAATTTTATGTTAGGAATGAGTTTCAATGAATTGGGTGCGCATACTGAAGCTATGCCGTATGTAATGAGAGCTCATGAGCTAAATGAAGATGATGTAGAAATTGGATTCCAATATGGATTAACATTATGCCAATTAGAAATGTTCGATGAGGCCATTGTGCAACTAGAGAAAGTATTAGAAAAAGATTCTGAACATGTTGATGCATTATACAATTTAGGTTTGGCTAAATATATGAAAAACGAAAACGCTGAAGAAGCACTTGTTTATTTTAGAAAAGCAGTCGACATTCAACCAAATCATTTATTAAGTGGTCACGCTATTAACATGTTTGAACAATTATTAGAAGAGGAGGACTAA
- the recD2 gene encoding SF1B family DNA helicase RecD2 has translation MENLSLFDLSHVKGEVIRILFQNSDNYYTVIKVDVMDSNEDFDQEVTIVGYLPQIVEGETYLFKGKVTNHPKYGKQLQAETFEKELPQTKQGVIHYLSSDLFKGIGKKTAETIVDKLGEDALQKIIDDPDVLKEIPKLNKQKRDTIAESIRENQAIERIMIKLNELGFGPKLAMAIYQFYKEETLNIIKQSPYRLVMDINGIGFQRADQIADQVGISKDHHDRLVAGVSYFLDQQSLQNGHTFLPVDILVNGAYELLNHNQPEVVNKDQINGVIIEMSEENKLIIENDNCFLPSLYYSEAKSVQIIHRLYQHQDELKEIEKSDLQLHIGQIEDMNDVSYADGQKLALETAINHKMMLLTGGPGTGKTTVIRGICELYSEIHGVSLNYDDYQEGTDFPIVLAAPTGRAAKRLSESTRLEAMTIHRLIGWSKDTQPDDVLDNDIHAHLIILDEMSMVDAWLMYQFLRAVPDYAQIIFVGDEDQLPSVGPGQIFKDLIDSKVIPRVNLTEVYRQQEGSSIIDLAHKIKNGLPVSINEKHHDRSFIPCSSNQIATVVEKVVQGAVNKGYNMQDIQVLAPIYRGPAGINKLNELLQDILNPKDEDTRFLQYGDIEYRENDKVLQLINRPDDNVFNGDIGVVTGVYKAEENALGKDVVIVDYEGNDITYTKQDLSEITHAYCCSIHKSQGSEFPIVIMPIVRQYFRMLQKNILYTGLTRAKQSLVVCGEEQAFNQGIQTLGHERMTSFDTKLKMYFDTDVEEDTVSETESIQTKHIILTEDNMFEIDPMINMNDKTPYDFMK, from the coding sequence TTGGAAAACTTATCTTTATTTGATCTTTCACATGTAAAAGGTGAAGTTATTAGAATTCTTTTTCAAAACAGTGATAACTATTATACCGTTATTAAAGTCGATGTGATGGATTCAAATGAAGATTTTGATCAAGAAGTCACAATTGTTGGTTACTTACCTCAAATAGTTGAAGGAGAAACGTACCTTTTTAAAGGTAAAGTGACAAACCATCCGAAATACGGTAAACAACTACAAGCCGAAACATTTGAAAAAGAATTACCACAAACAAAACAAGGTGTTATCCATTACTTATCAAGTGATTTATTTAAAGGTATTGGTAAAAAAACAGCAGAAACAATAGTGGACAAACTAGGTGAAGATGCACTTCAGAAAATTATAGATGACCCCGATGTCCTTAAAGAAATACCTAAACTCAACAAGCAAAAAAGAGATACAATTGCAGAATCAATACGTGAGAATCAAGCTATTGAACGTATTATGATTAAACTTAATGAACTTGGTTTCGGACCTAAACTTGCGATGGCGATTTATCAATTTTATAAAGAAGAAACACTTAATATAATTAAACAATCTCCTTATCGTTTAGTGATGGATATAAATGGTATAGGTTTTCAAAGAGCTGACCAAATAGCTGATCAAGTTGGGATTTCTAAAGATCATCATGATCGACTTGTAGCGGGTGTCAGTTACTTTTTAGACCAACAATCATTACAGAATGGTCATACATTTTTACCTGTTGATATTTTGGTCAACGGGGCATATGAATTGTTAAATCATAATCAACCTGAAGTTGTAAATAAAGATCAGATTAATGGTGTCATTATAGAAATGAGTGAAGAAAATAAACTTATTATCGAAAATGATAATTGTTTTTTACCTTCACTTTATTATTCAGAAGCGAAAAGTGTGCAAATCATTCATAGGCTTTATCAACATCAAGATGAGCTTAAAGAAATTGAGAAAAGTGATCTTCAATTACACATTGGCCAAATTGAAGATATGAATGATGTTTCATATGCAGATGGACAAAAATTAGCGTTAGAAACAGCTATTAATCACAAAATGATGCTATTAACAGGTGGACCTGGAACAGGTAAGACGACCGTTATTCGAGGTATTTGTGAGTTGTATTCTGAAATACATGGTGTAAGTTTGAATTATGATGATTATCAAGAAGGAACAGACTTTCCAATTGTGTTAGCAGCACCGACTGGTCGTGCAGCAAAGCGTTTAAGTGAATCAACTCGACTAGAAGCAATGACGATTCATAGATTAATTGGATGGAGTAAAGATACACAACCGGATGATGTGTTAGATAATGATATTCATGCCCATTTAATCATTCTAGATGAAATGTCTATGGTAGATGCATGGTTAATGTATCAATTTTTAAGAGCAGTCCCTGATTATGCCCAAATCATATTTGTAGGTGATGAAGATCAATTACCATCAGTTGGACCAGGTCAGATTTTTAAAGATTTGATTGATTCTAAAGTTATACCGAGAGTGAACTTAACAGAAGTTTATAGACAACAAGAAGGATCATCCATCATAGACTTGGCGCATAAAATAAAAAATGGATTGCCTGTTTCTATTAATGAAAAACATCACGATCGCTCATTTATTCCGTGCAGTAGTAATCAAATTGCGACAGTTGTAGAAAAGGTCGTTCAAGGTGCTGTTAATAAAGGATATAATATGCAAGATATTCAAGTGCTAGCCCCTATATATCGTGGACCAGCTGGTATTAATAAATTAAATGAATTATTGCAAGATATATTAAATCCGAAAGATGAAGATACAAGATTCCTTCAATATGGTGATATTGAATATCGTGAAAATGATAAAGTACTACAACTTATTAATCGGCCAGATGATAATGTGTTTAATGGTGATATTGGTGTAGTGACGGGTGTTTATAAAGCAGAAGAAAATGCACTCGGTAAAGATGTCGTCATTGTGGATTATGAAGGGAATGACATTACATACACTAAACAAGATTTATCAGAAATTACACATGCTTATTGTTGTTCAATTCATAAATCCCAAGGGTCGGAATTCCCGATAGTCATTATGCCTATCGTCAGACAATACTTTAGAATGTTACAAAAAAATATTCTATATACCGGACTTACACGTGCGAAACAGTCGCTTGTTGTGTGTGGTGAAGAGCAAGCCTTTAATCAAGGTATTCAAACGCTAGGTCATGAGAGAATGACTTCGTTTGATACGAAATTAAAAATGTATTTCGATACTGATGTTGAAGAAGATACGGTGTCTGAAACAGAATCTATTCAAACGAAACATATTATTTTAACTGAAGATAATATGTTTGAAATAGATCCGATGATTAATATGAATGATAAAACACCATATGATTTTATGAAATAA
- the alaS gene encoding alanine--tRNA ligase, whose translation MKKLKASEIRQMYIDFFVEKGHMVEPSAPLVPIDDDTLLWINSGVATLKKYFDGREIPKNPKIVNAQKAIRTNDIENVGFTARHHTFFEMLGNFSIGDYFKREAIEYAWEFLTSDKWMAMDPEKLYVTIHPEDTEAYDLWHDLIGLEESRIIRIEGNFWDIGEGPSGPNTEIFYDRGDTYGKEDPAEEMYPGGENERYLEVWNLVFSEFNHNADHTYTPLPNQNIDTGMGLERMTSISQDVPTNYDTDLFIPIIEQVEAVSGLKYLENKEQDIAFKVISDHIRTISFAIGDGALPANEGRGYVLRRLLRRAVRFSQSLNINEPFLYKLVDIVADIMEPYYPNVKAQSDFIKKVVKSEEERFYETLEEGLAILNTMMASAKQQGNVLSGSDAFKLYDTYGFPIELTEEITAQEGISIDNEGFENEMHQQRERARAARQKTQSMQVQNEVLGNINTPSKFVGYDVTETQTEITDIIFNGELVDEVESGENIQFILRETPFYAVSGGQVADKGIIRHDQFEIEVTEVIKAPNGQNLHAGHVTFGQVHVGETVEAIVNKDDRKSIIKNHSATHLLHAALKEVLGTHVNQAGSLVENDRLRFDFSHFGQVTQEELETIEKIVNEKIWQNIPVVIEEMPIEQAKEKGAMALFGEKYGDVVRVVKMSSYSIELCGGIHVRNISEIGIFKIVSESGTGAGVRRIEAVTGRKAYETLKETETILKDVMQHVKIKDQARTIEKIEQIQQHNKDLEKEVQQKNKTITELKSGNIEDSVEEINGIKVLSQLVEAENPKVLRSIMDDYKSKMQDTVLLLASVNGDKVSLVSSVPKDLTDKVKAGDIIREAAQITNGKGGGRPDMAQGGGTDPSKVTEALQFVKDYIKTL comes from the coding sequence ATGAAAAAATTAAAAGCTAGTGAAATCAGACAAATGTATATTGACTTTTTTGTTGAAAAAGGACATATGGTTGAACCATCTGCACCTTTAGTGCCAATTGATGACGATACATTATTATGGATAAACTCAGGTGTTGCGACTTTAAAAAAATATTTTGATGGTCGAGAAATCCCTAAAAATCCTAAAATTGTAAATGCTCAAAAAGCAATTAGAACAAATGATATTGAAAATGTTGGTTTTACTGCAAGACACCATACATTCTTTGAAATGTTAGGAAACTTTTCAATTGGTGATTACTTTAAACGTGAAGCAATTGAATATGCTTGGGAATTTTTAACGAGTGATAAATGGATGGCAATGGATCCAGAAAAATTATATGTAACGATTCATCCAGAAGATACAGAAGCATATGATTTATGGCATGATTTAATTGGACTTGAAGAAAGTAGAATTATTAGAATCGAAGGTAACTTCTGGGACATCGGTGAAGGACCTTCTGGACCTAATACTGAAATATTCTACGACAGAGGCGACACATACGGGAAAGAAGATCCAGCTGAAGAAATGTATCCAGGTGGAGAAAATGAACGTTATTTAGAAGTGTGGAATTTAGTGTTTAGTGAATTTAACCATAATGCTGACCATACTTATACGCCACTTCCAAATCAAAATATTGATACAGGTATGGGTCTTGAGCGTATGACATCTATTTCTCAAGATGTACCAACGAACTATGATACAGACTTATTTATCCCAATTATTGAACAAGTTGAAGCGGTTAGTGGATTAAAATACTTAGAGAATAAAGAACAAGATATCGCATTTAAAGTTATTTCAGACCATATTAGAACAATCAGTTTTGCGATTGGTGACGGTGCGTTACCTGCTAATGAAGGTAGAGGATACGTATTAAGAAGATTGCTAAGAAGAGCTGTTCGTTTTAGCCAATCACTTAATATTAACGAGCCATTCTTATATAAATTAGTTGATATTGTAGCAGATATTATGGAACCTTATTACCCAAATGTTAAAGCGCAAAGTGACTTCATTAAAAAAGTTGTAAAATCTGAAGAAGAACGTTTCTATGAAACACTTGAAGAAGGTTTAGCAATTTTAAACACAATGATGGCATCAGCTAAGCAACAAGGTAATGTATTATCAGGATCAGATGCATTTAAATTATATGATACGTATGGTTTCCCAATCGAGTTAACGGAAGAAATCACTGCGCAAGAAGGCATTTCAATAGACAATGAAGGTTTTGAAAATGAGATGCATCAACAACGTGAAAGAGCAAGAGCTGCACGTCAAAAGACACAATCAATGCAAGTTCAAAATGAAGTACTTGGTAACATCAACACACCAAGTAAATTCGTTGGATATGACGTAACAGAAACACAAACAGAAATTACAGATATTATATTTAATGGTGAATTAGTTGATGAAGTAGAAAGTGGAGAAAACATTCAATTTATTTTAAGAGAAACACCGTTTTATGCAGTATCAGGTGGTCAAGTAGCGGATAAAGGTATTATTCGTCACGATCAATTTGAAATTGAAGTGACAGAAGTTATAAAGGCACCTAATGGCCAAAATCTACATGCTGGACATGTAACATTTGGACAAGTTCATGTTGGTGAAACTGTAGAAGCAATTGTTAATAAAGATGATCGTAAATCAATCATCAAAAACCACTCAGCAACTCACTTATTACATGCAGCTTTAAAAGAAGTTTTAGGTACGCATGTTAATCAAGCAGGTTCATTAGTTGAAAATGATAGATTACGATTTGACTTCTCACACTTTGGCCAAGTTACACAAGAAGAATTAGAAACGATCGAAAAAATTGTTAACGAAAAAATTTGGCAAAACATTCCTGTAGTAATCGAAGAAATGCCAATAGAACAAGCTAAAGAAAAAGGCGCAATGGCATTATTCGGAGAAAAATATGGTGATGTTGTAAGAGTTGTTAAAATGTCATCATACTCAATTGAGTTATGTGGTGGTATACACGTACGTAACATAAGTGAAATTGGTATCTTCAAAATTGTTTCAGAATCAGGTACAGGTGCAGGTGTTCGAAGAATCGAAGCTGTAACAGGTAGAAAAGCATATGAAACATTAAAAGAAACAGAAACAATCCTTAAAGATGTTATGCAACATGTCAAAATTAAAGACCAAGCAAGAACAATTGAAAAAATCGAACAAATTCAACAACATAATAAAGACTTAGAAAAAGAAGTTCAACAAAAGAACAAAACAATTACTGAATTAAAATCAGGCAATATTGAAGACAGTGTTGAAGAAATTAATGGCATTAAAGTGCTTTCGCAATTAGTTGAAGCTGAAAATCCAAAAGTATTAAGATCAATCATGGATGATTATAAATCTAAAATGCAAGACACAGTTCTATTATTAGCAAGTGTCAATGGAGATAAAGTTTCACTTGTTTCTTCAGTACCAAAAGATTTAACGGATAAAGTTAAAGCTGGTGACATTATTAGAGAAGCTGCTCAAATTACAAACGGTAAAGGTGGCGGTCGCCCTGATATGGCTCAAGGTGGCGGAACAGATCCTTCTAAAGTAACAGAAGCATTACAGTTTGTTAAAGACTACATTAAAACGCTATAA
- a CDS encoding IreB family regulatory phosphoprotein: MNNFDKTMKFNYDDFPKENVKTVLQNVYRTLEERGYNPVNQIVGYLLSGDPAYIPRHNEARNQIRRLDRDDIMEELVSHYLKQENEFNA, encoded by the coding sequence ATGAATAATTTTGATAAAACTATGAAATTTAACTATGATGATTTTCCAAAAGAAAATGTCAAAACAGTACTACAAAATGTTTATCGAACTTTAGAAGAAAGAGGCTATAATCCAGTAAATCAAATAGTCGGTTATTTACTTTCTGGCGATCCAGCTTATATACCTAGACACAACGAAGCAAGAAATCAAATAAGACGTTTAGATAGAGATGATATTATGGAAGAGCTTGTATCACACTATTTAAAGCAAGAAAATGAATTCAATGCTTAA
- the ruvX gene encoding Holliday junction resolvase RuvX, whose amino-acid sequence MLKNRIIGLDVGSKTIGVAVSDAMGWTAQGIDTLRINEENEDFGIDQLIKIIDEYDVDTVIIGLPKNMTNSIGPRGEASIQFKDLLQQERPELKMVMWDERLSTVGAERILLEADVSRKKRKKVIDKMAAVFILQGYLDSIK is encoded by the coding sequence ATGCTTAAAAACAGGATAATAGGTTTAGACGTCGGTAGTAAAACAATAGGTGTAGCTGTAAGTGATGCGATGGGTTGGACAGCTCAAGGTATAGATACACTCCGCATTAACGAAGAAAACGAAGATTTTGGAATTGACCAACTTATAAAAATCATTGATGAATATGATGTTGATACTGTCATTATAGGATTGCCCAAAAATATGACCAATTCTATTGGTCCTCGCGGAGAGGCATCCATTCAATTCAAAGATTTACTTCAACAAGAAAGACCAGAATTAAAAATGGTAATGTGGGATGAAAGACTAAGCACAGTTGGTGCTGAACGCATATTATTAGAAGCAGATGTTTCTCGAAAGAAAAGAAAAAAAGTAATAGACAAAATGGCAGCTGTATTTATATTACAGGGTTACCTAGATTCTATTAAATAA
- a CDS encoding DUF1292 domain-containing protein — protein sequence MTEHNHEGHLEINNEEELLTLIDENNNEVLYRKVLEFYHPEFKKEYIILAEEGTADDEEIELIPMINEANDDGEGGKLLPVETDEEWDMIEEIVNTEMDDV from the coding sequence ATGACTGAACATAATCACGAAGGACATTTAGAAATTAACAATGAGGAAGAATTATTAACATTAATAGACGAAAATAATAATGAAGTCTTATACCGTAAAGTATTAGAATTCTATCACCCAGAATTCAAAAAAGAATACATCATCTTAGCTGAAGAAGGTACAGCAGATGATGAAGAAATTGAATTAATCCCAATGATCAATGAAGCAAACGACGACGGTGAAGGTGGTAAATTATTACCAGTTGAAACTGACGAAGAGTGGGATATGATTGAAGAAATCGTTAATACTGAAATGGACGATGTTTAA
- the mltG gene encoding endolytic transglycosylase MltG yields MEKNSIYKDARLLSKYISLTIISILFLLLILITLIGLIVVGINVKPVNADSNEQVIVNVNPNTNTEMLSQELSDKKIIRNATIFKYYLKLNNISSFQAGEYKFSPSMSPREIAKSLETGKVYLKTAIQYDVKEGSNIELIAGILEENTSISRESFLKKMRDQDFVKKYQKKYPDMLTDEVLNKNLRYPLEGYLAPSTYQFSKKDVTIDDVTNEMLNETYHTTYKIYKENGGFKYTSNYEEKKVTFHEYLTLSSIVESEMKNVTDKSRYISLLLNRIENNPQIALNSDATVRYANKKETTEALSDKDYKNDSKYNTYAHKGLPIGPICNISDETARTTVNPPETDYFYYTTTKKGKVLFAENLKEQEKNRDK; encoded by the coding sequence ATGGAAAAAAATAGTATATATAAAGATGCGAGATTATTATCCAAGTATATTAGTTTAACAATCATAAGCATCCTCTTTTTATTACTTATATTAATTACTTTAATAGGCTTGATCGTAGTAGGGATAAATGTGAAACCTGTTAACGCTGATAGCAATGAGCAAGTTATTGTAAATGTTAATCCAAACACAAATACTGAAATGTTAAGCCAAGAGTTATCCGATAAAAAAATAATTAGAAATGCTACTATTTTTAAATATTATTTGAAACTCAATAATATTTCTAGTTTTCAAGCTGGGGAATATAAGTTTTCTCCTTCAATGTCACCTAGAGAAATTGCGAAAAGTTTAGAAACTGGAAAAGTGTATTTAAAAACAGCGATCCAATATGATGTAAAAGAAGGTTCGAATATAGAATTAATTGCAGGCATTTTAGAAGAAAATACTTCTATTAGTCGCGAAAGCTTTTTGAAGAAAATGAGAGATCAAGATTTTGTGAAAAAATATCAAAAGAAATATCCCGATATGTTGACAGACGAAGTATTAAATAAAAACTTAAGATACCCATTAGAAGGCTATTTAGCACCAAGTACGTATCAGTTTTCAAAAAAAGATGTGACGATTGATGACGTTACAAATGAAATGTTGAATGAAACATACCATACAACTTATAAAATATATAAAGAAAATGGCGGTTTTAAATACACGAGTAACTATGAAGAAAAGAAGGTTACTTTCCATGAGTATTTAACGTTATCTTCAATTGTAGAATCAGAAATGAAAAACGTTACAGATAAATCGAGATATATTTCATTACTTTTAAACAGAATTGAAAACAATCCACAAATTGCTTTGAATTCAGATGCGACAGTAAGATATGCAAATAAAAAAGAAACAACAGAAGCACTATCAGATAAAGATTATAAAAATGATTCAAAATATAACACATACGCACATAAAGGATTACCTATAGGGCCAATATGTAACATATCTGATGAAACAGCTAGAACAACAGTTAACCCTCCAGAAACAGATTATTTTTACTACACAACAACCAAAAAGGGTAAAGTATTATTTGCAGAGAACTTAAAAGAACAAGAAAAGAATAGAGATAAATAA
- a CDS encoding O-methyltransferase, translating to MEKDIEYIEQLLFQNSSNIDELRHYAEQYNVPIMDKISTEFVKQIIRIKDVKSILEIGTAIGYSAMHFASCDPDINVWTIERKEEMYEQAISNIKDFGYESQINVIFSDALEAFDLLPTDQTFDMIFIDAAKAQSQKFFELYEPLLKDDGIIITDNILYHGFVSNIEIVRNRNVKQMVKKVQKYNHWLMNHDKYKTTLINIGDGMSISKKEKL from the coding sequence ATGGAAAAAGATATAGAATATATCGAACAATTGTTGTTTCAAAATTCATCAAATATCGATGAATTAAGGCATTATGCTGAACAATATAATGTTCCAATAATGGATAAAATCTCCACAGAGTTTGTTAAACAAATAATTAGAATTAAAGATGTGAAAAGTATTCTAGAGATTGGAACGGCAATTGGATATAGCGCGATGCATTTTGCTTCATGTGATCCGGATATTAATGTTTGGACGATTGAAAGAAAAGAAGAAATGTATGAACAAGCTATTTCAAATATTAAAGACTTTGGTTATGAAAGCCAAATAAATGTTATCTTTTCTGATGCATTAGAAGCTTTTGACTTATTACCTACCGACCAGACATTTGATATGATTTTTATCGATGCTGCTAAAGCACAATCACAAAAGTTTTTTGAGCTTTATGAACCACTGCTTAAAGATGACGGTATCATAATTACAGACAATATTTTATACCATGGTTTTGTCAGTAATATAGAAATTGTAAGAAACAGAAACGTTAAACAAATGGTTAAAAAAGTTCAAAAATATAATCATTGGTTAATGAATCATGATAAATATAAAACAACATTGATTAATATTGGTGATGGAATGTCCATTTCTAAAAAGGAGAAGTTGTAA